In Hemicordylus capensis ecotype Gifberg chromosome 3, rHemCap1.1.pri, whole genome shotgun sequence, one DNA window encodes the following:
- the CEP295 gene encoding centrosomal protein of 295 kDa isoform X6, giving the protein MPPKSGDEVKDNEPDSNKMKKAPQAQAKPALKKLLDKIRNQKSHWTSGCQPETVSEIGTIESGTISSAERRLCESEPEEEPIGDPVSEAKEILDQTIVAGNVVPSHLQEQATKIGKEAERPSQMEWLEHQKQQQLALLQQIEEQKIRLEVDLRTQMRHQEEEMKREQEKRVQPSHQPLQMNGDSSVVHQQLEAEHRFEMATGPQMANRSREDDPIQMIRDYQQRLLMRNRMHKESLEEARRCLQEHQKTLKQRYPSVAAAALLDPAERCTHQSYTPEPALHLQRSDVLKRPNLASQPCKNVLLHSRLEAVQAQPPEHSEHPLIMEEPSEQNKKEQRLDDNSVGQVQPAYSQKNQGPFQLIWDSFSHEEKEKLGVLGMPATQPLAFHGIPGSLLPKSQDTSVTTQPVARTQHIRFTLPSEALYPEKSVSHALLAEKSLLPTSLKQQHILTESRKTPTSGPDHFPPFQPLSSLPTSLDSETGRTQESWATKDGLLPSCSNVVELRERILASSESIQAQQEHLKALQDQLDEQREALLSRQKVQEDLLMQKHARLKQQMEEQQEALKGFLKRTEQSTLCKEITKAQETNSSSFLAMLFKEAEAEDDSSQGEVEFWDTNIHAENNYLVQNIGLAEQAEIFQKVWGREQKWRPPKPPLAKVKLGLDLEQHELSAIPELDTPRSGRLSTPGHKESLTGDTFLSSNVVELQSSKYLNESLREETGILRIIADSRKQSSNESTLSQDHLSRSWCEKLGMEAGGLQNQVYPREPTHVDRDLPSTTADTGGRTAVFSDPLLRSTSAITLPAVRSPDLISPLTSAQEAACSYLSSFTISSESFITNENPDRSLASTGLCSAKEDPRHISLSLKEKANTSWDLSVSRCNQDDSSDAPDPSLSFGETPFFERNKIQQIIDKYRRDLSWSSLSNISSIDPAVGLDVSDIKRNFPNFHREHFQPLEPNPDVNPFSSLSQCKITRGIKDLGQSSDVSKSHELLASTLEERHNSLSFLSMGKQSGPLQTEQADEKAKEQIQGAEEFFQYLPVESAFSDFSKSADEPGDLSIVSEQNPEIRKSAESDVCSSPEDVQRRALERDEANLHPYSPTENFRSPSLSPVENENSFYQLFPDHGAVKNALGPTHSRMEDLASREENLCFVELPVVSTNRKCEMVTENVMVNGDLEMVLSRCTLHAVGGQSSPRRETILSLPPEMNSEASLSPVQSSVQQSGCVPDALQQPNVKTTQAKDSNSSVLPISIPVWETETGRGIMEESELIMISSNDISTAESDLDLFHQADNRNEKTENLSYSDHSEVKSCPEVNLLMRRRFLPLNFEVDDDISTQPESYPVIAQNPKEDWSKKCKPTEFTSASGSLQEAFLKRKKDFIERSSKRLEKLKSRERNSEKPQEKASHQMKRHLHKPKENVPTAGAAVSHLKKVEVKIYSADDRKTSEIQKYQRTSRLYNNLTEVKIRKEEKDRQETYARNRERAREFQKRTLEKLRAKRTLKSIPAL; this is encoded by the exons ATGCCACCGAAATCAGGAGATGAAGTAAAAGACAATGAGCCAGATA GTAATAAAATGAAAAAGGCTCCCCAGGCTCAAGCAAAACCAGCTCTTAAAAAATTGCTAGACAAGATCAGGAACCAAAAAAGCCACTGGACATCAGGCTGTCAACCAGAGACTGTTAGTGAGATTGGGACAATTGAGTCAGGAACAATTAGTAGTGCAGAGAGACGATTATGTGAATCGGAACCTGAGGAAGAACCAATTGGTGATCCTGTTTCTGAAGCCAAAG AAATATTGGATCAAACTATTGTTGCTGGTAATGTAGTTCCAAGTCACCTACAAGAACAAGCAACTAAAATTGGAAAGGAAGCAGAAAGACCAAGTCAG ATGGAGTGGCTAGAGCACCAAAAGCAGCAACAACTGGCCTTACTTCAGCAAATTGAGGAGCAGAAGATACGGCTGGAGGTTGATCTGAGGACTCAAATGCGGCATCAGGAGGAAGAAATGAAGAGAGAACAAGAAAAGAGAGTTCAGCCATCCCACCAACCGCTACAGATGAATGGTGACAGCTCTGTGGTGCATCAGCAGCTGGAAGCAGAACATAGG TTTGAAATGGCTACAGGGCCACAGATGGCCAACCGCTCTAGAGAGGATGACCCTATTCAGATGATTCGTGACTACCAGCAACGTCTTCTAATGCGGAACAG gatGCACAAAGAGTCACTTGAAGAAGCCAGAAGGTGTTTACAGGAGCATCAGAAGACGCTGAAACAAAGATACCCatcagtggctgctgcagcattATTAGATCCTGCTGAAAGATGCACACACCAGAGTTATACTCCTGAACCAGCGCTGCACTTACAAAGATCTGATGTATTGAAGAGACCTAACCTCGCATCTCAGCCATGTAAGAATGTGCTTCTGCACTCTCGTCTAGAAGCAGTGCAGGCACAGCCACCTGAGCATTCAGAACATCCTTTGATAATGGAAGAGCcatcagaacaaaacaaaaaagagcagAGGCTTGATGACAACAGTGTGGGACAGGTCCAGCCTGCATATTCCCAGAAGAATCAAGGCCCTTTTCAGTTGATATGGGATTCCTTTTCACATGAGGAGAAAGAAAAACTGGGTGTATTAGGGATGCCTGCCACACAGCCATTGGCGTTTCATGGGATTCCAGGATCATTGTTGCCCAAGTCACAGGATACGTCTGTTACAACTCAGCCAGTGGCTCGCACACAGCACATCCGATTCACTTTGCCTTCGGAAGCACTCTATCCTGAGAAGTCAGTATCTCATGCACTTTTAGCAGAAAAGAGTCTGCTGCCAACATCCTTAAAACAGCAGCATATACTGACAGAGAGTAGGAAAACGCCTACTTCTGGCCCAGATCACTTTCCTCCTTTTCAGCCGCTCTCTTCTTTGCCCACCTCATTAGATAGTGAGACTGGAAGGACCCAGGAATCCTGGGCAACTAAAGATGGATTATTGCCCAGTTGTTCTAATGTGGTAGAACTGAGGGAGAGAATTCTGGCTTCCTCTGAGAGCATCCAAGCTCAGCAAGAACACTTGAAGGCACTCCAGGACCAGCTGGATGAGCAAAGGGAAGCTCTGCTTTCTCGGCAGAAGGTGCAGGAGGACTTGCTTATGCAGAAGCATGCCCGGTTGAAACAACAAATGGAGGAGCAGCAAGAGGCTTTGAAAGGTTTTCTCAAACGG ACAGAACAGTCCACCCTTTGCAAAGAGATAACAAAGGCACAAGAGACTAACAGCTCAAGTTTCTTAGCAATGCTATttaaagaagcagaagcagaagacgACAGCAGCCAAGGAGAGGTTGAGTTTTGGGACACAAATATCCATGCTGAAAATAATTATTTGGTACAAAATATTGGTTTAGCTGAGCAGGCTG AGATATTTCAAAAAGTTTGGGGAAGAGAACAGAAATGGCGGCCGCCAAAACCACCTTTGGCAAAAGTCAAGCTAGGACTTGATTTGGAACAGCATGAACTTAGTGCTATCCCAGAGCTTGACACGCCAAGGAGTGGCAGGCTTTCTACTCCAG GTCACAAAGAATCTTTAACAGGAGATACCTTCCTGTCTTCCAATGTTGTTGAGCTGCAGTCTAGCAAATACTTAAATGAATCTCTCCGTGAAGAAACAGGCATACTAAGAATTATAGCTGATTCCAGAAAACAAAGTTCTAATGAGAGCACACTCAGCCAGGATCATTTAAGTAGATCATGGTGTGAGAAGTTGGGGATGGAAGCTGGTGGCTTGCAGAACCAAG TCTATCCCAGAGAACCTACTCATGTGGATCGAGATTTACCAAGTACCACTGCTGATACTGGAGGCAGAACAGCTGTGTTTTCTGACCCATTACTTAGATCAACTAGTGCG ATAACACTTCCTGCAGTACGGTCCCCTGATTTGATAAGTCCATTGACTTCTGCACAAGAGGCAGCCTGCAGCTATTTATCTTCATTTACTATTTCATCGGAAAGCTTTATAACCAATGAAAATCCAGACAGAAGTCTTGCCAGTACAG GGTTGTGTTCAGCTAAAGAAGATCCTAGGCATATCAGCTTATCTCTGAAAGAGAAGGCAAACACTTCTTGGGATCTTTCAGTTTCGAGATGTAATCAGGATGATTCCTCAGATGCTCCTGATCCCTCTCTGTCTTTTGGAGAAACGCCATTCTTCGAAAGAAATAAAATTCAGCAGATCATAGACAAATACAGAAGAGATTTGAGCTGGTCATCATTAAGCAACATATCTTCCATTG ATCCAGCAGTTGGACTTGATGTTTCCGATATTAAAAGAAATTTTCCAAATTTCCATCGTGAGCATTTTCAGCCTTTGGAACCAAATCCTGATGTCAATCCCTTCTCATCCCTTTCTCAGTGCAAAATAACTCGTGGCATAAAAGACCTTGGCCAG AGTTCAGATGTATCCAAGAGTCATGAATTACTAGCATccaccttggaggaaaggcacaaTAGCCTTTCTTTCCTCAGTATGGGAAAACAAAGTGGTCCTCTGCAAACAGAACAGGCTGATGAGAAAGCAAAAGAGCAAATCCAAG GTGCTGAAGAATTTTTCCAATACCTGCCTGTGGAGTCTGCCTTCAGTGACTTTAGCAAGAGTGCTGATGAACCTGGTGACCTTAGCATTGTGTCTGAACAAAACCCTGAAATAAGAAAATCAGCCGAGAGTGATGTGTGTAGTTCACCTGAGGATGTGCAACGTAGGGCGCTAGAAAGAGATGAGGCGAACCTCCATCCCTATTCTCCCACTGAAAACTTTCGTAGCCCAAGTCTGAGTCCAGTGGAAAACGAGAACTCATTTTATCAGCTGTTTCCAGATCATGGTGCAGTGAAAAATGCTCTTGGGCCAACCCATTCCAGGATGGAGGACCTGGCATCCAGAGAGGAGAACCTTTGCTTTGTTGAACTACCTGTTGTGTCAACCAACAGGAAATGTGAAATGGTTACTGAGAATGTGatggtgaatggggatttggaaatGGTGCTGTCGCGATGCACTTTGCATGCTGTAGGAGGACAGAGTTCTCCAAGAAGGGAGACCATCCTAAGtttgcctccagaaatgaacTCTGAAGCCTCTCTCAGTCCTGTGCAAAGTTCTGTACAACAAAGTGGCTGTGTGCCAGATGCTTTGCAGCAGCCAAATGTGAAAACGACGCAAGCGAAAGACTCCAACTCCAGTGTGTTGCCAATCAGCATACCAGTATGG GAGACTGAGACAGGGCGAGGCATTATGGAAGAATCTGAATTGATTATGATAAGCTCTAATGACATCAGCACTGCTGAATCGGATTTGGACCTCTTTCACCAAGCAGACAACAGAAATGAGAAAACGGAAAACCTATCATACAGTGACCATTCTGAAGTTAAAAGCTGTCCCGAGGTAAATCTCTTGATG AGGAGAAGATTTTTACCTTTAAATTTCGAAGTGGATGATGACATTTCCACTCAGCCTGAAAGCTATCCAGTAATAGCTCAAAACCCCAAAGAAGATTGGAGTAAAAAATGCAAGCCAACAG AGTTCACATCTGCCTCTGGGAGCTTGCAGGAGGCATTTTTGAAGCGGAAGAAAGATTTCATTGAGAGATCCTCTAAGAGACTGGAGAAACTGAAAAGCAGAGAGCGAAATTCTGAAAAGCCTCAGGAGAAGGCATCTCATCAGATGAAAAGACATCTTCATAAACCAAAAGAGAACGTTCCAACTGCTG GAGCAGCTGTTAGTCATTTGAAGAAAGTAGAAGTAAAAATATACTCTGCAGATGACAGGAAGACATCGGAGATACAAAAATACCAGCGTACTTCAAG ATTGTATAATAATCTAACTGAAGTGAAAatcagaaaggaagagaaagacagACAAGAAACTTATGCCAGAAACCGGGAAAGGGCAAGGGAATTTCAAAAG AGAACACTTGAAAAACTACGAGCCAAGAGGACACTGAAAAGCATTCCCGCACTTTGA
- the CEP295 gene encoding centrosomal protein of 295 kDa isoform X5, protein MVRLARDREKLMQELEQMQHMDLVRRRQIVAQMPPQLFEPAYKRVEIKEDWQRELECAFEDMYTADKKMKGDLVLHLDPQPLPALSNRSQDEELEVSQELDSVCGMPPKSGDEVKDNEPDSNKMKKAPQAQAKPALKKLLDKIRNQKSHWTSGCQPETVSEIGTIESGTISSAERRLCESEPEEEPIGDPVSEAKEILDQTIVAGNVVPSHLQEQATKIGKEAERPSQMEWLEHQKQQQLALLQQIEEQKIRLEVDLRTQMRHQEEEMKREQEKRVQPSHQPLQMNGDSSVVHQQLEAEHRFEMATGPQMANRSREDDPIQMIRDYQQRLLMRNRMHKESLEEARRCLQEHQKTLKQRYPSVAAAALLDPAERCTHQSYTPEPALHLQRSDVLKRPNLASQPCKNVLLHSRLEAVQAQPPEHSEHPLIMEEPSEQNKKEQRLDDNSVGQVQPAYSQKNQGPFQLIWDSFSHEEKEKLGVLGMPATQPLAFHGIPGSLLPKSQDTSVTTQPVARTQHIRFTLPSEALYPEKSVSHALLAEKSLLPTSLKQQHILTESRKTPTSGPDHFPPFQPLSSLPTSLDSETGRTQESWATKDGLLPSCSNVVELRERILASSESIQAQQEHLKALQDQLDEQREALLSRQKVQEDLLMQKHARLKQQMEEQQEALKGFLKRTEQSTLCKEITKAQETNSSSFLAMLFKEAEAEDDSSQGEVEFWDTNIHAENNYLVQNIGLAEQAEIFQKVWGREQKWRPPKPPLAKVKLGLDLEQHELSAIPELDTPRSGRLSTPGHKESLTGDTFLSSNVVELQSSKYLNESLREETGILRIIADSRKQSSNESTLSQDHLSRSWCEKLGMEAGGLQNQVYPREPTHVDRDLPSTTADTGGRTAVFSDPLLRSTSAITLPAVRSPDLISPLTSAQEAACSYLSSFTISSESFITNENPDRSLASTGLCSAKEDPRHISLSLKEKANTSWDLSVSRCNQDDSSDAPDPSLSFGETPFFERNKIQQIIDKYRRDLSWSSLSNISSIDPAVGLDVSDIKRNFPNFHREHFQPLEPNPDVNPFSSLSQCKITRGIKDLGQSSDVSKSHELLASTLEERHNSLSFLSMGKQSGPLQTEQADEKAKEQIQGAEEFFQYLPVESAFSDFSKSADEPGDLSIVSEQNPEIRKSAESDVCSSPEDVQRRALERDEANLHPYSPTENFRSPSLSPVENENSFYQLFPDHGAVKNALGPTHSRMEDLASREENLCFVELPVVSTNRKCEMVTENVMVNGDLEMVLSRCTLHAVGGQSSPRRETILSLPPEMNSEASLSPVQSSVQQSGCVPDALQQPNVKTTQAKDSNSSVLPISIPVWETETGRGIMEESELIMISSNDISTAESDLDLFHQADNRNEKTENLSYSDHSEVKSCPEVNLLMRRRFLPLNFEVDDDISTQPESYPVIAQNPKEDWSKKCKPTEFTSASGSLQEAFLKRKKDFIERSSKRLEKLKSRERNSEKPQEKASHQMKRHLHKPKENVPTAGAAVSHLKKVEVKIYSADDRKTSEIQKYQRTSRLYNNLTEVKIRKEEKDRQETYARNRERAREFQKRTLEKLRAKRTLKSIPAL, encoded by the exons ATGGTTCGTCTGGCACGA GACAGGGAAAAGCTTATGCAAGAGCTTGAACAGATGCAACATATGGACCTTGTACGCAGGAGACAGATTGTTGCACAGATGCCACCTCAACTGTTTGAACCAGCCTACAAGCGTGTGGAAATCAAGGAGGACTGGCAGAGGGAGCTGGAGTGTGCTTTTGAAGACATGTATACTGCAGATAAGA AAATGAAAGGAGATCTTGTTTTGCACCTTGACCCACAGCCTTTGCCAGCCCTCTCTAATCGATCTCAAGATGAAGAACTGGAAGTCTCTCAGGAGCTAGATTCTGTATGTGGGATGCCACCGAAATCAGGAGATGAAGTAAAAGACAATGAGCCAGATA GTAATAAAATGAAAAAGGCTCCCCAGGCTCAAGCAAAACCAGCTCTTAAAAAATTGCTAGACAAGATCAGGAACCAAAAAAGCCACTGGACATCAGGCTGTCAACCAGAGACTGTTAGTGAGATTGGGACAATTGAGTCAGGAACAATTAGTAGTGCAGAGAGACGATTATGTGAATCGGAACCTGAGGAAGAACCAATTGGTGATCCTGTTTCTGAAGCCAAAG AAATATTGGATCAAACTATTGTTGCTGGTAATGTAGTTCCAAGTCACCTACAAGAACAAGCAACTAAAATTGGAAAGGAAGCAGAAAGACCAAGTCAG ATGGAGTGGCTAGAGCACCAAAAGCAGCAACAACTGGCCTTACTTCAGCAAATTGAGGAGCAGAAGATACGGCTGGAGGTTGATCTGAGGACTCAAATGCGGCATCAGGAGGAAGAAATGAAGAGAGAACAAGAAAAGAGAGTTCAGCCATCCCACCAACCGCTACAGATGAATGGTGACAGCTCTGTGGTGCATCAGCAGCTGGAAGCAGAACATAGG TTTGAAATGGCTACAGGGCCACAGATGGCCAACCGCTCTAGAGAGGATGACCCTATTCAGATGATTCGTGACTACCAGCAACGTCTTCTAATGCGGAACAG gatGCACAAAGAGTCACTTGAAGAAGCCAGAAGGTGTTTACAGGAGCATCAGAAGACGCTGAAACAAAGATACCCatcagtggctgctgcagcattATTAGATCCTGCTGAAAGATGCACACACCAGAGTTATACTCCTGAACCAGCGCTGCACTTACAAAGATCTGATGTATTGAAGAGACCTAACCTCGCATCTCAGCCATGTAAGAATGTGCTTCTGCACTCTCGTCTAGAAGCAGTGCAGGCACAGCCACCTGAGCATTCAGAACATCCTTTGATAATGGAAGAGCcatcagaacaaaacaaaaaagagcagAGGCTTGATGACAACAGTGTGGGACAGGTCCAGCCTGCATATTCCCAGAAGAATCAAGGCCCTTTTCAGTTGATATGGGATTCCTTTTCACATGAGGAGAAAGAAAAACTGGGTGTATTAGGGATGCCTGCCACACAGCCATTGGCGTTTCATGGGATTCCAGGATCATTGTTGCCCAAGTCACAGGATACGTCTGTTACAACTCAGCCAGTGGCTCGCACACAGCACATCCGATTCACTTTGCCTTCGGAAGCACTCTATCCTGAGAAGTCAGTATCTCATGCACTTTTAGCAGAAAAGAGTCTGCTGCCAACATCCTTAAAACAGCAGCATATACTGACAGAGAGTAGGAAAACGCCTACTTCTGGCCCAGATCACTTTCCTCCTTTTCAGCCGCTCTCTTCTTTGCCCACCTCATTAGATAGTGAGACTGGAAGGACCCAGGAATCCTGGGCAACTAAAGATGGATTATTGCCCAGTTGTTCTAATGTGGTAGAACTGAGGGAGAGAATTCTGGCTTCCTCTGAGAGCATCCAAGCTCAGCAAGAACACTTGAAGGCACTCCAGGACCAGCTGGATGAGCAAAGGGAAGCTCTGCTTTCTCGGCAGAAGGTGCAGGAGGACTTGCTTATGCAGAAGCATGCCCGGTTGAAACAACAAATGGAGGAGCAGCAAGAGGCTTTGAAAGGTTTTCTCAAACGG ACAGAACAGTCCACCCTTTGCAAAGAGATAACAAAGGCACAAGAGACTAACAGCTCAAGTTTCTTAGCAATGCTATttaaagaagcagaagcagaagacgACAGCAGCCAAGGAGAGGTTGAGTTTTGGGACACAAATATCCATGCTGAAAATAATTATTTGGTACAAAATATTGGTTTAGCTGAGCAGGCTG AGATATTTCAAAAAGTTTGGGGAAGAGAACAGAAATGGCGGCCGCCAAAACCACCTTTGGCAAAAGTCAAGCTAGGACTTGATTTGGAACAGCATGAACTTAGTGCTATCCCAGAGCTTGACACGCCAAGGAGTGGCAGGCTTTCTACTCCAG GTCACAAAGAATCTTTAACAGGAGATACCTTCCTGTCTTCCAATGTTGTTGAGCTGCAGTCTAGCAAATACTTAAATGAATCTCTCCGTGAAGAAACAGGCATACTAAGAATTATAGCTGATTCCAGAAAACAAAGTTCTAATGAGAGCACACTCAGCCAGGATCATTTAAGTAGATCATGGTGTGAGAAGTTGGGGATGGAAGCTGGTGGCTTGCAGAACCAAG TCTATCCCAGAGAACCTACTCATGTGGATCGAGATTTACCAAGTACCACTGCTGATACTGGAGGCAGAACAGCTGTGTTTTCTGACCCATTACTTAGATCAACTAGTGCG ATAACACTTCCTGCAGTACGGTCCCCTGATTTGATAAGTCCATTGACTTCTGCACAAGAGGCAGCCTGCAGCTATTTATCTTCATTTACTATTTCATCGGAAAGCTTTATAACCAATGAAAATCCAGACAGAAGTCTTGCCAGTACAG GGTTGTGTTCAGCTAAAGAAGATCCTAGGCATATCAGCTTATCTCTGAAAGAGAAGGCAAACACTTCTTGGGATCTTTCAGTTTCGAGATGTAATCAGGATGATTCCTCAGATGCTCCTGATCCCTCTCTGTCTTTTGGAGAAACGCCATTCTTCGAAAGAAATAAAATTCAGCAGATCATAGACAAATACAGAAGAGATTTGAGCTGGTCATCATTAAGCAACATATCTTCCATTG ATCCAGCAGTTGGACTTGATGTTTCCGATATTAAAAGAAATTTTCCAAATTTCCATCGTGAGCATTTTCAGCCTTTGGAACCAAATCCTGATGTCAATCCCTTCTCATCCCTTTCTCAGTGCAAAATAACTCGTGGCATAAAAGACCTTGGCCAG AGTTCAGATGTATCCAAGAGTCATGAATTACTAGCATccaccttggaggaaaggcacaaTAGCCTTTCTTTCCTCAGTATGGGAAAACAAAGTGGTCCTCTGCAAACAGAACAGGCTGATGAGAAAGCAAAAGAGCAAATCCAAG GTGCTGAAGAATTTTTCCAATACCTGCCTGTGGAGTCTGCCTTCAGTGACTTTAGCAAGAGTGCTGATGAACCTGGTGACCTTAGCATTGTGTCTGAACAAAACCCTGAAATAAGAAAATCAGCCGAGAGTGATGTGTGTAGTTCACCTGAGGATGTGCAACGTAGGGCGCTAGAAAGAGATGAGGCGAACCTCCATCCCTATTCTCCCACTGAAAACTTTCGTAGCCCAAGTCTGAGTCCAGTGGAAAACGAGAACTCATTTTATCAGCTGTTTCCAGATCATGGTGCAGTGAAAAATGCTCTTGGGCCAACCCATTCCAGGATGGAGGACCTGGCATCCAGAGAGGAGAACCTTTGCTTTGTTGAACTACCTGTTGTGTCAACCAACAGGAAATGTGAAATGGTTACTGAGAATGTGatggtgaatggggatttggaaatGGTGCTGTCGCGATGCACTTTGCATGCTGTAGGAGGACAGAGTTCTCCAAGAAGGGAGACCATCCTAAGtttgcctccagaaatgaacTCTGAAGCCTCTCTCAGTCCTGTGCAAAGTTCTGTACAACAAAGTGGCTGTGTGCCAGATGCTTTGCAGCAGCCAAATGTGAAAACGACGCAAGCGAAAGACTCCAACTCCAGTGTGTTGCCAATCAGCATACCAGTATGG GAGACTGAGACAGGGCGAGGCATTATGGAAGAATCTGAATTGATTATGATAAGCTCTAATGACATCAGCACTGCTGAATCGGATTTGGACCTCTTTCACCAAGCAGACAACAGAAATGAGAAAACGGAAAACCTATCATACAGTGACCATTCTGAAGTTAAAAGCTGTCCCGAGGTAAATCTCTTGATG AGGAGAAGATTTTTACCTTTAAATTTCGAAGTGGATGATGACATTTCCACTCAGCCTGAAAGCTATCCAGTAATAGCTCAAAACCCCAAAGAAGATTGGAGTAAAAAATGCAAGCCAACAG AGTTCACATCTGCCTCTGGGAGCTTGCAGGAGGCATTTTTGAAGCGGAAGAAAGATTTCATTGAGAGATCCTCTAAGAGACTGGAGAAACTGAAAAGCAGAGAGCGAAATTCTGAAAAGCCTCAGGAGAAGGCATCTCATCAGATGAAAAGACATCTTCATAAACCAAAAGAGAACGTTCCAACTGCTG GAGCAGCTGTTAGTCATTTGAAGAAAGTAGAAGTAAAAATATACTCTGCAGATGACAGGAAGACATCGGAGATACAAAAATACCAGCGTACTTCAAG ATTGTATAATAATCTAACTGAAGTGAAAatcagaaaggaagagaaagacagACAAGAAACTTATGCCAGAAACCGGGAAAGGGCAAGGGAATTTCAAAAG AGAACACTTGAAAAACTACGAGCCAAGAGGACACTGAAAAGCATTCCCGCACTTTGA